Proteins encoded together in one Felis catus isolate Fca126 chromosome B3, F.catus_Fca126_mat1.0, whole genome shotgun sequence window:
- the LOC111559022 gene encoding olfactory receptor 4F3/4F16/4F29-like codes for MDRANHSVVSEFVFLGLTDSWEIQLLLFVFSSMVYVASMMGNSLIMLTVISDPHLHSPMYFLLVNLSFIDLGISSVISPKMIYDLFRKRKVISFGGCIAQIFFIHVIGGVEMVLLIAMAFDRYVAICKPLHYLTIMNRKMCILLTVAAWVIGLTHSVIQLVFVITLPFCGPNVLDSFYCDFPRFIRLACTDTYRLEFMVIANSGFISLGSFFILIVSYICILITVWKHSSAGTSKALSTLSTHVMVVILFFGPCIFVYIWPHPTSHLDKYLVVFDAVLTPFFNSVIYTFRNKEMKVAMRKVCSRFIIYRRIS; via the coding sequence ATGGATAGAGCAAATCACTCTGTGGTGTCAGAGTTTGTGTTCCTGGGACTCACCGATTCCTGGGAGATCCAACTTCTCCTCTTTGTGTTCTCCTCTATGGTTTATGTGGCAAGCATGATGGGAAACTCCCTCATCATGCTCACTGTGATTTCTGACCCTCACTTACACTCCCCCATGTACTTTTTGTTGGTCAACCTGTCCTTCATTGACCTGGGAATTTCTTCTGTCATTTCTCCGAAGATGATTTATGACCTTTTCAGAAAGCGTAAAGTCATCTCCTTTGGTGGCTGCATCGCTCAAATCttcttcatccatgtcattggtGGCGTGGAGATGGTGCTGCTCATCGCCATGGCCTTTGACAGATATGTTGCCATATGCAAGCCTCTGCACTACTTGACTATTATGAAccgaaaaatgtgtattttgcttaCAGTTGCTGCCTGGGTAATTGGCTTGACCCACTCTGTGATTCAACTGGTTTTTGTAATAACATTGCCATTCTGTGGCCCTAATGTGTTAGACAGCTTTTATTGTGACTTTCCTCGGTTCATCAGACTTGCCTGCACAGACACCTACCGTCTAGAGTTCATGGTCATAGCCAACAGTGGGTTCATATCTCTGGGATCATTCTTCATATTGATTGTCTCCTACATTTGTATCCTGATCACTGTTTGGAAACACTCTTCAGCAGGCACATCTAAGGCCCTCTCCACTTTGTCAACTCATGTCATGGTGGTGATTTTGTTCTTTGGCCCTTGCATCTTCGTTTATATCTGGCCTCACCCCACCTCACACCTGGACAAATATCTTGTTGTCTTTGATGCAGTTCTCACTCCTTTTTTTAACTCAGTCATCTATACATTCAGGAACAAAGAGATGAAAGTGGCAATGAGGAAAGTGTGTAGTCGGTTTATTATTTATAGAAGGATTTCTTAA